A region from the Lolium perenne isolate Kyuss_39 chromosome 4, Kyuss_2.0, whole genome shotgun sequence genome encodes:
- the LOC127347433 gene encoding uncharacterized protein, whose amino-acid sequence MATAKRAKAKAARAKAAEAAKAAMASAYEAEWSARTEAARAAKVAKAKAEEADEAAKIATAKAQEAEEAAEIAKAMAEEAAKVKGAKDEMRRRLKEEETECEAEWFAPRFRRHWNPLYANRGVRTFLQTTSIPAMRYTHPASDDSPKAMEGLQIVSVKIASIKDPLHWPLQVYGVVAARDVLDHKRNIIFHRSRKNCQTITPEEPYLALTGPSRAIAVTVDPSYVEISLKVKGATKAEDKDLSELAMMYRAGCVLSGIYPSRLSTLELKFGHIARSVEATVSIKLKAGSWPSSFRGVFSAAIGTRDDLKVELLDSGDDGLPSDADGVIKLSRRVVSAGLGMPLKISIVASPIHQDQVVECREATFKPERASISLSELGVSFCSMEVSVAWSCFRYE is encoded by the exons ATGGCTACGGCTAAGAGAGCTAAAGCGAAAGCTGCCAGGGCCAAGGCCGCGGAAGCTGCCAAGGCAGCCATGGCGAGCGCCTACGAGGCCGAGTGGTCAGCAAGAACAGAGGCCGCACGAGCCGCCAAGGTAGCCAAGGCGAAGGCCGAAGAGGCCGACGAGGCTGCTAAGATAGCCACCGCGAAAGCCCAAGAGGCAGAAGAAGCCGCCGAGATTGCCAAAGCCATGGCCGAAGAGGCCGCCAAAGTGAAGGGAGCCAAGGACGAGATGAGGCGGCGGCTAAAAGAAGAGGAAACGGAGTGCGAGGCAGAGTGGTTTGCCCCCAGGTTCCGCCGTCACTGGAACCCATTGTACGCCAACCGCGGCGTCCGCACCTTCCTCCAAACCA CATCTATACCCGCCATGCGTTACACGCACCCTGCTTCAGATGACAGCCCCAAGGCCATGGAAGGTTTGCAGATCGTCTCGGTCAAAATAGCATCGATCAAGGACCCTTTACACTGGCCACTGCAAGTGTATGGCGTCGTCGCCGCACGCGATGTATTGGATCACAAGCGCAACATTATCTTCCACCGCTCCAGGAAGAACTGCCAAACCATCACCCCAGAGGAGCCGTATCTTGCATTGACCGGCCCTAGCCGCGCCATTGCCGTTACAGTGGACCCTTCATACGTCGAGATTTCGCTGAAAGTCAAGGGCGCCACTAAAGCCGAGGATAAAGATCTGAGCGAACTAGCTATGATGTACAGAGCTGGGTGTGTTCTAAGCGGTATTTACCCTAGCAGGCTCAGCACGTTGGAACTCAAGTTCGGCCACATTGCTCGCTCTGTGGAGGCTACAGTCTCTATAAAGCTCAAGGCTGGGTCATGGCCATCTTCTTTCCGAGGTGTATTCAGTGCTGCCATTGGTACTCGTGACGACCTGAAAGTCGAGTTACTTGATTCCGGGGATGATGGTTTGCCCAGCGATGCCGATGGCGTGATCAAGCTCTCGCGGCGTGTGGTTTCTGCTGGACTCGGCATGCCTCTGAAGATTTCTATCGTGGCAAGTCCAATTCATCAGGATCAAGTCGTTGAGTGTAGGGAAGCAACTTTTAAACCCGAGAGAGCCAGTATAAGCCTCAGCGAGCTCGGTGTTAGTTTCTGTAGTATGGAAGTTAGCGTTGCTTGGTCATGTTTCCGTTATGAATGA